The genomic window GGCCGGGATCGACGGCCTGGCCGCCGGCAAGGCGGTGGTGGTGCCCGGCCGCGTCAACCGGATCGCGGCAGCGTTTTTCCGGATTGCCCCACCGGAGTGGTTGTTGCCGGTGCTGAGGCGCGGCCACCCGGCCTTCAAAAACGCCTAGCCGTTCTTGGCGCGTATCGTCTGGAACATCCCGAAATTGTTCACCCGCACGGCGGCAAATCCGATGTCTTCCAGGATGTCCGCGATCTCGTCCTCGCCGAAAGCGTGCGCCCCGATGTCAGGCAGTAGCCGCCACAGCCGGGCCGCCCGCCCCGCGGTCGGGACCATGATGGCTAGCCTCCCAGCCGGGCGCAACACCCGCGCCATCTCGGCGAGGGCAGCGGCCGGATCCGGCACCAGTTGCAGGACGGCCATCGATACCACGGCGTCAACAGTGTTGTCGCGCAGCGGAATTCGTTGCGCGTCGGCGCGGATGAAGCCGACGCGGGGGCCGGCTTCATTGTGGACGGCCCGGGCCAGCATCGCCTCGGAGATGTCGAGGCCCAGGGCCAGTCCGTCCGGACCGGCGCTGCGCGCGAGCGCCGAAGTGACGTTGCCCGGACCCGAGCCGACGTCCAACGCGACCCCGCCCGCCGGGATGTTCAGCCACTCGGCGGGATGCTGAAACGCGGTCAGCAGCCGGCGCGATATCGCCTGCGCGTTGTCGTAGAGCATCGACCCGAGCGGGGATGCCCACGCCGCCTGGATGGGGCCGGTGTTCTTCGCGACGGTGTCGCCCGCGGCCGCGCCGATCAGATCGAGGTACCCCTTGGTCACGTCCGGTGCCGCCGGCGGGTCGGCCAGCAGCTCCATTGCGCGGCGCAGTGCGGGAGGAAGCGAGATGTGCACGTCGGTCATGCGTACTCCTTCGGGCAAATGCCAAGCCGTGCGCGGAAATCGGAGTGGGATCGGCAACGCTGACCGACCCCGACAGCAGCCTACGCCCGGCGATCGGGCGTCTCGACTCGTCGTGAAGTGGCCTTCGTCGACGCTGCGTGACCGCGTGTTCGCGTACCAGCGCGCACAATTGCATATCGGGCTCGTGGCGCCTCGGACCACCCGGCCACGGATACGGGCTAAATCACGGGACCGACAAGCCGGTGCCGCCGATGATCGGGACCAGATACCGCGCGGCGTAGTCGCGGACCGCTTTCTCGTCGGAGGTGTCGAGGCGGTCGGTGGGGAAGACGATGATGCCGAGCGCGACGCGCAGCAAGACGTCGGCGATGTCGGCCAGGTCGGCGTCGGGCAGGTCGGCCCCGCACCGGCGCAACGTGTGGGCGATGCCGTCGGAGAATTGGCGGATCGGGAACACGTCCGATCGGGAGAACAAGCCGAACAGCTCGGGCTCGCTTTCGACGATCCGGGAGTACAGCGCCGAGTCCTGGACCAGACGCACGCCCAGCGTGAACGCCTCGATCACCGCCTGCTGCGGGTTTCGGCCCGTGGTCGCGCGGTCCAGCGTGACGAAGAACAGTTCGGCCTCACGGCGCACCACCCGCTCGAACAGGTCGTCCTTGGTGGGAAAGCGCCGGTAGACGGTGCTGCGACTGACCCCCGCACGCACCGCGATGTCCTCGATGTTGGCGCGGCGCAGGCCGTAGGTCTCGAACACCATGCGCGCGGTGTCCAGGATGGTCCGTTCCACGTCGGTGCTCTCACCGAGATCACCGCTGGGGTTGTGGTTGTGCATGATCACGGTCCCCTCGGCGACATCGATACGGCGATGATAGGCTTGAAACAAAGATACAGTTTTGTGTCAGTGCGTTACAGGAGGTGCCATGACCGCCCAGCATGACCAGCTTGCCGGGCCGACGGCCGGCGCCCGGTTCGACAGCGGGGTCCGCGAGGCGGTGCCTATGCCGATCGACGACATCCCCGACGCCGGCGCTCGGTTGGGGCCCGATTCGCTGATCTGGAAGTTTTACGGCGATTACCGCACCCAGCTGTTCGGGTTCCAGCGCGTCGCCGGCGTCGAGAACTGCATCGAGCAGTTGGGCCAGGGCGTGCTCGACCACTCGGTCGTTTTCAGCGACACCCTCGGCCGGGCCAAGCGCACCGCGCCGCCGTTGATGAACACCGTCTATTCCGACGACCCCCACGAGTGGGGGCGCAAGGTCCGGGATTTCCACAAGCCGATCAAGGGCACCGTCAGCGACGGGTCCAGGTATCACGCCCTGAATCCCGAGTTGTTCTATTGGGCGCACGCCACTTTCGTCGATCAGGTTATCTACAACACCGACACGTTCATCCGGCGGCTCTCGGAGGCGGAGAAGGAACAGATCTTCGAGGAAGGCAAGATCTGGTACGGCTGCTACGGCGTCAGCGACCGCGGCCAGCCGCAGACGTACGCCGAGTTCCTGACGTACTGGGACGACATGCTCGAACGCTTCGTCCCGCACAAGACCGTCCTGTACGGCACCGGCTACATCCGCAAGGGATTGCCAGGCCCGCGCTGGATTCCCAAGCCGGTGTGGAAACTGCTGTCGGCGCCCCTGAACGCCTACACCCGGCTGGTCCTGGTCGGCACACTACCGCAGCAAATGCGTGACGTGTGCCAGCTCGAGTGGAATGCCAAGAAGGAAAAGCGCTTTCAGCGGTTCGCCGCCGTCGTGCGCGCGCTCAACCCGCTGGTCAATCGGCTTCCACTGGCGGTGATCTACGCGCCCTGGGCGGCGACCGCATGGCGGCGCGCCGGCGTCGATCCGCGCGGGCTGCACAACGTCGCCGCCTGACGGATACGTCAGATGCGAAGCAGCCGTTCGGCATTGCCGTGCGCGATCTTTTGCCGGTCCGCGGTGGCCAGCGTCTTCTGCTCGAAGCCCCGGATCGGCTCGTAGGAAGACTGACATGCGTTCGGCACCTATCGATAGGTGCCCGCGTCGCAGAGAATTCGCCGCGACATCGGCCAACGTTCAGTCTTTGTATGCCCGGTGGACCGCGAGCCGATTGCCTGGCCGGCCCGGCATGCGACAGGATCGGTGACATGGCCGAAGTCGATTTCTCGCTGCTGGATGTCCCGAGAGCGGTTCCGATCGACGACCCCGAGGCCTACCTGCGTGCCGCGATCGCGTGGCACTTCGGCGCGGACACCGGCTCGGCGTTCTGGCTCCGCCACGCCCAGACGCTGGACTTCGACCCGCTCACCGATGTCAGGACCTTCGCGGATTTGCGCCTGTTTCCCAACCTGCTCACCGAGCTGCGCAATGTGCCGGTGGAGGACCTGATCCCCCGGGGATACGGCACGCCCCCGCCGGTGCCGCAGGTCTTCGAATCCGGGGGCACCACGGGCGCGCCGAAACGCACTGC from Mycobacterium shigaense includes these protein-coding regions:
- a CDS encoding amidohydrolase; amino-acid sequence: MPNACQSSYEPIRGFEQKTLATADRQKIAHGNAERLLRI
- a CDS encoding TetR/AcrR family transcriptional regulator, with protein sequence MHNHNPSGDLGESTDVERTILDTARMVFETYGLRRANIEDIAVRAGVSRSTVYRRFPTKDDLFERVVRREAELFFVTLDRATTGRNPQQAVIEAFTLGVRLVQDSALYSRIVESEPELFGLFSRSDVFPIRQFSDGIAHTLRRCGADLPDADLADIADVLLRVALGIIVFPTDRLDTSDEKAVRDYAARYLVPIIGGTGLSVP
- a CDS encoding oxygenase MpaB family protein: MTAQHDQLAGPTAGARFDSGVREAVPMPIDDIPDAGARLGPDSLIWKFYGDYRTQLFGFQRVAGVENCIEQLGQGVLDHSVVFSDTLGRAKRTAPPLMNTVYSDDPHEWGRKVRDFHKPIKGTVSDGSRYHALNPELFYWAHATFVDQVIYNTDTFIRRLSEAEKEQIFEEGKIWYGCYGVSDRGQPQTYAEFLTYWDDMLERFVPHKTVLYGTGYIRKGLPGPRWIPKPVWKLLSAPLNAYTRLVLVGTLPQQMRDVCQLEWNAKKEKRFQRFAAVVRALNPLVNRLPLAVIYAPWAATAWRRAGVDPRGLHNVAA
- a CDS encoding methyltransferase domain-containing protein; this encodes MTDVHISLPPALRRAMELLADPPAAPDVTKGYLDLIGAAAGDTVAKNTGPIQAAWASPLGSMLYDNAQAISRRLLTAFQHPAEWLNIPAGGVALDVGSGPGNVTSALARSAGPDGLALGLDISEAMLARAVHNEAGPRVGFIRADAQRIPLRDNTVDAVVSMAVLQLVPDPAAALAEMARVLRPAGRLAIMVPTAGRAARLWRLLPDIGAHAFGEDEIADILEDIGFAAVRVNNFGMFQTIRAKNG